The Nitrosopumilus sp. genome includes a region encoding these proteins:
- a CDS encoding MFS transporter, whose protein sequence is MNKVLILINITGLIIGISYGLHGPILPVFAKNIIGATYSELGLIGLTNFIPYMFIPLFVGILLDRFNNGYLLSLGVAINSASIYLLSIAQSVPEIMGFRIMTGIAHAFFWPPCEAIISNQSSEQNRVKHISWFTMFFVIGFMAGPLLGTVLLEGLDTTYRILFQIAAFILAAAIITSLLASQKSVKKHHERFSFSSIKEMKRFPEVIILLIFCTSSFGIILTIYPAFLNDNGMSASDILLLYFIFGISRVASLALVGKFARRTSQTLIAGTIAVSAGLALSVVADSIITFGIALVLMGFGFSIFFPLTLEIILSKTRKGISGKIIGAYETIFGMGWAIGPTIGGPITQSFGNETPYVVFCIIGIGVSLFAINARKKLEPQRI, encoded by the coding sequence ATGAACAAAGTTCTCATACTAATCAATATCACAGGTTTAATCATTGGAATTTCATATGGATTACATGGTCCAATTCTTCCAGTATTTGCAAAAAATATCATAGGTGCAACATATTCTGAATTAGGATTAATCGGATTAACAAATTTCATCCCATACATGTTCATTCCTCTTTTTGTAGGAATTTTACTTGATAGATTCAACAATGGGTATTTGTTATCTTTAGGAGTTGCAATAAATTCTGCATCGATCTATCTTCTGTCAATAGCACAATCAGTTCCAGAAATAATGGGATTTAGAATCATGACCGGAATTGCTCATGCATTTTTTTGGCCTCCTTGTGAAGCAATTATCTCAAATCAAAGTTCGGAGCAAAATAGAGTAAAACACATCTCATGGTTTACAATGTTTTTTGTAATTGGGTTTATGGCAGGGCCATTATTAGGCACAGTTTTGCTGGAAGGATTGGATACAACATATAGAATTCTGTTCCAAATTGCAGCATTTATCCTCGCTGCAGCAATAATCACCTCTCTATTAGCATCACAAAAGAGCGTAAAAAAACATCATGAAAGATTTTCATTTTCATCAATTAAGGAAATGAAACGATTTCCCGAAGTAATTATTTTGTTGATATTTTGTACTTCATCTTTTGGAATTATTCTAACAATATATCCAGCTTTTCTCAATGACAACGGAATGTCTGCATCAGACATTTTGTTATTGTATTTTATTTTTGGAATCTCACGTGTGGCATCTCTTGCACTGGTAGGAAAATTTGCAAGAAGAACGAGTCAAACGTTGATTGCAGGAACAATAGCAGTTTCTGCAGGATTGGCACTATCAGTCGTTGCAGATTCAATTATTACTTTTGGAATAGCTTTAGTTTTGATGGGGTTTGGATTTAGCATATTTTTCCCATTAACATTAGAAATAATTTTGAGTAAAACACGTAAAGGAATTTCAGGTAAAATTATTGGTGCATATGAAACAATATTTGGTATGGGATGGGCTATAGGACCAACCATAGGAGGTCCCATTACACAGTCATTTGGAAATGAAACACCATATGTTGTCTTTTGTATCATAGGAATTGGTGTTTCACTATTTGCAATAAATGCGAGAAAGAAACTAGAACCACAGAGAATCTAA
- a CDS encoding class I SAM-dependent methyltransferase — protein sequence MGLGSYWGEVMEVLREIIPIYDKVNSIISLGKDKEHRVRGISKRVLPGNKILDAGSGFGNMSKTASRLTGGKISITLYDPLVPMLKNTGTFFEKTPDMANGVFEHIPFKDEEFDAVLCGYSLRDAINLRIAISEIHRVLKKGGRFVIVDLGKPDESFFRAGVSFYLRCILPILAFAAGGRLGLKFGTLYGTYKRWPQNKKLERLILEKFSRVEFEKDLMGGAIMVAAYK from the coding sequence ATGGGTTTAGGAAGTTATTGGGGAGAAGTAATGGAAGTACTTCGAGAAATCATTCCAATTTATGATAAAGTAAATTCAATTATTTCACTAGGTAAAGACAAAGAACATAGAGTTAGAGGAATTTCAAAAAGAGTCCTTCCAGGAAACAAAATCTTAGATGCAGGGTCTGGTTTTGGAAATATGTCTAAAACAGCTTCAAGACTTACAGGGGGTAAGATCTCAATTACACTATATGATCCTCTGGTACCCATGTTAAAAAATACAGGTACATTTTTTGAGAAAACTCCAGACATGGCAAATGGTGTTTTTGAACATATTCCATTCAAAGATGAAGAATTTGATGCGGTATTATGCGGGTACTCATTAAGAGATGCAATTAATCTAAGAATAGCAATTTCTGAAATTCACAGGGTGTTGAAGAAAGGAGGAAGATTTGTGATTGTGGATTTAGGAAAACCAGATGAATCATTCTTCAGAGCAGGAGTTTCATTTTATCTCAGATGTATTCTGCCGATTCTAGCATTTGCAGCAGGGGGCAGATTAGGATTAAAATTTGGAACTTTGTATGGAACATACAAAAGATGGCCACAAAATAAAAAACTGGAAAGACTAATTCTTGAAAAATTTTCAAGAGTAGAGTTTGAGAAAGATCTTATGGGCGGAGCAATAATGGTTGCCGCATACAAATGA
- a CDS encoding archaeal proteasome endopeptidase complex subunit alpha, whose amino-acid sequence MMASRGYDMTPTMYSPDGRIYQVEYAIETVKRGTLAIGIATKQGVIMAVEEKPRTLQTSNVTQKIFQVDYHIGVAAAGYIPDARVQVDGARFFSQGNRMTYDESVEVATVAKHLADQAHQFTQYGGVRPNGVSMIIAGIDQKGESIYVTDPSGTYVQFAAIAIGAGSDDVNAFLEKHYNNDLSLEDAASLAIAAINLKTEAKEGINHIKMAKVTSEAKVFEKVSESDLQNYSQNSSKFASQ is encoded by the coding sequence ATGATGGCATCACGTGGGTATGATATGACTCCAACCATGTATTCTCCAGACGGTAGAATTTACCAAGTTGAATATGCTATTGAGACCGTAAAAAGAGGAACTTTAGCAATAGGCATTGCCACTAAACAAGGAGTAATCATGGCAGTTGAAGAAAAACCACGAACTTTACAAACTAGCAATGTTACTCAGAAAATTTTTCAAGTTGATTATCACATTGGAGTTGCAGCAGCAGGTTACATTCCAGATGCACGTGTTCAAGTAGATGGTGCAAGGTTTTTCTCACAAGGAAATAGAATGACATATGATGAATCTGTAGAAGTTGCAACAGTTGCTAAACATTTAGCTGATCAAGCACATCAGTTTACACAATATGGAGGAGTGCGACCAAATGGAGTCTCTATGATCATTGCAGGAATTGATCAAAAAGGAGAATCAATCTATGTGACTGATCCTAGTGGAACATATGTTCAATTTGCAGCGATTGCAATTGGTGCAGGTTCTGATGATGTTAATGCATTCTTGGAAAAACATTACAACAATGATTTGAGTTTAGAAGATGCAGCGTCTTTGGCAATAGCAGCAATTAATCTTAAAACAGAAGCAAAAGAAGGAATTAATCATATCAAAATGGCCAAAGTTACATCTGAAGCAAAAGTCTTTGAGAAAGTTTCAGAATCGGATTTACAAAATTATTCTCAAAATTCATCAAAGTTTGCTTCACAGTAA
- a CDS encoding P-II family nitrogen regulator: MKKIEAIVRTDLKDAVIAAIKKVGVGGVTVHQVQGQGAQDPPLVGQFFSRDMIICVVDDPKLDEILDAIANVACTGTKGDGKVFVTPIDDALDLCTKKRGTMDI; the protein is encoded by the coding sequence ATGAAAAAAATCGAAGCGATTGTTCGAACTGATTTAAAAGATGCAGTTATTGCTGCAATCAAAAAAGTTGGTGTTGGCGGTGTAACTGTACATCAAGTTCAAGGGCAAGGTGCTCAGGATCCTCCTTTGGTTGGACAGTTCTTCAGCAGAGATATGATAATCTGTGTTGTTGATGATCCTAAACTGGATGAAATCTTAGATGCAATAGCAAATGTTGCTTGTACTGGAACTAAAGGAGATGGCAAAGTCTTTGTGACTCCTATTGATGATGCACTTGATCTTTGCACTAAAAAACGTGGAACAATGGATATCTAA